From Pulveribacter suum, a single genomic window includes:
- the lptA gene encoding lipopolysaccharide transport periplasmic protein LptA, with translation MNHRLLSLSLCAALALALAPAAQAEKADRNKPMNIEADALRHDELQQTTVFTGHVVMTKGSIVLRGARLEVHQDADGYQSGIVTADAGKRAFFRQKRDTAPGGPDEFVEGEAERIEYDGRADVVRLIRRGELRRYRGATLSDELTGARIVYSNVTDVFTVEGGAPSQAAGPGGRVRAVIAPRETSPAPAAPVAAPAPALRPSSELGGSGK, from the coding sequence ATGAACCATCGACTGCTCTCCCTCTCCCTGTGCGCCGCGCTGGCCCTGGCGCTGGCGCCCGCCGCGCAGGCCGAAAAGGCCGACCGCAACAAGCCCATGAACATCGAGGCCGATGCGCTGCGCCATGACGAGCTGCAGCAGACCACGGTGTTCACCGGCCACGTGGTGATGACCAAAGGCTCCATCGTGCTGCGCGGCGCGCGCCTGGAGGTGCACCAGGATGCGGACGGCTACCAAAGCGGCATCGTCACTGCCGACGCCGGCAAGCGCGCCTTTTTCCGGCAAAAGCGCGACACCGCGCCTGGCGGGCCCGACGAATTCGTCGAGGGCGAGGCCGAGCGCATCGAATACGACGGACGCGCCGACGTGGTGCGGCTGATCCGCCGCGGCGAGCTGCGCCGCTACCGGGGCGCCACGCTCAGCGACGAGCTGACCGGCGCGCGCATCGTCTATAGCAACGTCACCGACGTCTTCACCGTCGAAGGCGGCGCGCCCTCGCAGGCGGCCGGCCCCGGCGGGCGCGTGCGCGCCGTGATCGCCCCGCGCGAGACCAGCCCCGCGCCGGCCGCGCCCGTTGCCGCGCCGGCCCCGGCGCT
- a CDS encoding thiol:disulfide interchange protein DsbA/DsbL, with protein MNRREFSLSTASVLAISALGLPLATPALAQAPRQFKEGKDYVRLSKPVPSDPGAGKVEVIEFFWYSCSHCNAFEPTFDAWAKGAPKNLVIRRIPVAFNASFAPQQKLYYTLEGMGKLPELHAKVFRAVHVEKLPLNKDELIFEWIGKQGVDVAKFKEVYNSFTVSNQVRKATQLQNDYQVEGVPSMGVAGRYYTDGTMAGNMDNVLRVVEQLAAQAPKS; from the coding sequence ATGAACCGTCGTGAGTTTTCCCTGTCCACCGCCTCGGTGCTCGCCATCTCCGCGCTGGGCCTGCCGCTGGCCACGCCCGCCCTGGCGCAGGCACCGCGCCAGTTCAAGGAGGGCAAGGATTACGTGCGCCTGTCCAAGCCCGTGCCCAGCGACCCGGGCGCCGGCAAGGTCGAGGTGATCGAGTTCTTCTGGTACAGCTGCTCGCACTGCAACGCCTTTGAGCCGACCTTCGACGCATGGGCCAAGGGCGCGCCCAAGAACCTGGTCATCCGCCGCATTCCCGTCGCTTTCAACGCCAGCTTCGCGCCGCAGCAAAAGCTCTACTACACCCTGGAAGGCATGGGCAAGCTGCCCGAGCTGCACGCCAAGGTCTTTCGCGCCGTGCACGTGGAAAAGCTGCCGTTGAACAAGGACGAGCTGATCTTCGAGTGGATCGGCAAGCAGGGCGTGGACGTGGCGAAGTTCAAGGAGGTCTATAACTCCTTCACCGTGTCCAACCAGGTGCGCAAGGCCACGCAGCTGCAAAACGACTACCAGGTGGAGGGGGTGCCCTCCATGGGCGTGGCCGGGCGCTACTACACCGACGGCACCATGGCCGGCAACATGGACAACGTGCTGCGCGTGGTCGAGCAGCTGGCCGCGCAGGCGCCCAAGAGCTGA